From the Musa acuminata AAA Group cultivar baxijiao chromosome BXJ3-7, Cavendish_Baxijiao_AAA, whole genome shotgun sequence genome, one window contains:
- the LOC103992732 gene encoding TPR repeat-containing thioredoxin TTL1-like: MSRAGETSRPDQKAGSGLAAPGQVEPVAARFQAALRMEENKPDFPDLGSPVSPLRPCPANSSSSSSSSGSASGKVVPLPHSPSGPAARRPAAPDPGRRSHYGELSGEISQHQSDSGPLIFSVGGGCGGSICTASSPNTNVLPTGNIYPSGKIGKTGMMPRTTPRSDVLGSGTGNYGHGSIMRGGMSGGGAARPSGGAGMGNSVDSTTRRATGRMDPQEVTRAGNEHYKRGQYGEALAFYDRAVAMCPENAPCRSNRAAALMGLGRLQEAVRECEEAVRLDPANGRAHHRLACLNLRLGLVEDARKHLLLTGQPPDPVELQKTQAVERHLVKCGDARKIGDWKSALREADAAIAAGADSSPPLIASRAEALLHLQHPDEADSVLSRSSEFKDSLPFSSATKIFGMLSSSYFYIVRAQVDMAMGRFDNAVTAAEKARKVDARNVEVTMVMSNVRSVARARAQGNELFKLGNFAEACAAYGEGLRYNTSNSVLLCNRAACRSKLGQWQKSVDDCSEALRIRPNYTKALLRRADSYGKLECWAECVRDYEVLRKELPRDTEVAEALFHAQVALKTCRGEDVSNLKFGGEVEEVTGVEQFRAAISFPGASVVYFMVASNPQCTEITPSVDALCNRYPSANFLRVDINRSPDVAKAENVRIVPTFKIYKNGTRVKEMICPSQQVLEYSVRHYGL, from the exons ATGTCACGTGCCGGCGAGACGAGCCGACCGGACCAGAAGGCAGGCTCGGGCTTGGCTGCGCCCGGGCAGGTCGAGCCGGTCGCCGCCCGGTTTCAAGCGGCCCTCCGCATGGAGGAGAACAAGCCCGACTTCCCTGACCTCGGATCCCCTGTTTCCCCCCTTCGCCCCTGCCCCGctaacagcagcagcagctccagCTCCTCCGGCTCCGCCTCCGGCAAGGTCGTCCCGCTGCCCCACTCCCCTTCCGGCCCCGCCGCCCGGAGGCCCGCTGCTCCCGACCCGGGGCGGCGGAGCCACTACGGGGAGCTCTCCGGCGAGATCAGCCAACACCAATCTGACTCCGGGCCACTAATCTTCTCCGTCGGAGGCGGATGCGGCGGTAGTATCTGCACCGCGAGCTCTCCCAACACCAATGTGCTACCTACCGGGAACATCTACCCCTCGGGAAAGATCGGAAAGACCGGGATGATGCCCAGGACGACTCCGAGAAGCGATGTGCTCGGGTCGGGCACCGGGAACTACGGCCATGGCAGTATAATGCGGGGTGGTATGAGCGGTGGCGGAGCGGCCAGACCCAGTGGTGGTGCCGGCATGGGGAATTCGGTGGATTCGACCACAAGGAGGGCGACCGGGAGAATGGATCCGCAGGAAGTGACGAGGGCAGGGAACGAGCACTACAAGAGGGGACAATACGGGGAGGCGCTGGCGTTCTACGATCGGGCGGTGGCCATGTGCCCGGAGAATGCTCCATGCCGGAGTAATCGTGCGGCGGCACTGATGGGGCTCGGCAGGTTGCAGGAGGCGGTGAGAGAGTGCGAGGAGGCCGTCCGGTTGGATCCCGCGAACGGGCGGGCGCACCATCGGCTGGCATGTCTAAATCTAAG GTTAGGGCTAGTTGAGGATGCGAGGAAGCATCTCCTTTTAACTGGGCAGCCGCCTGACCCTGTTGAGTTGCAGAAGACTCAAGCGGTGGAGAGACATTTGGTAAAATGCGGAGATGCCCGGAAGATAGGAGACTGGAAGAGTGCATTAAGAGAAGCTGATGCAGCAATTGCTGCAGGAGCAGACTCTTCTCCGCCG CTAATTGCATCGAGGGCGGAAGCTCTTCTGCACCTCCAACATCCTGATGAGGCTGATTCAGTTCTTTCAAGATCATCTGAATTCAAGGACTCACTCCCTTTCTCCTCAGCTACCAAGATCTTTGGTATGCTTTCCTCTTCCTATTTCTACATTGTTAGAGCGCAAGTTGATATGGCAATGGGGAG GTTCGATAATGCAGTCACGGCAGCTGAAAAGGCCAGGAAGGTGGATGCTAGGAATGTAGAAGTGACAATGGTCATGAGCAATGTGAGGTCAGTGGCAAGGGCTCGAGCTCAAGGAAATGAGCTCTTTAAGTTGGGGAATTTCGCAGAGGCCTGTGCAGCTTATGGGGAAGGACTCAGGTACAATACATCAAATTCGGTCCTTCTATGCAACAGAGCAGCTTGCCGTTCTAAGCTTGGGCAGTGGCAGAAATCTGTTGATGACTGCAGTGAAGCTCTTAGAATCCGACCCAATTACACAAAGGCTCTTCTCAGACGAGCTGATTCCTATGGCAAG CTTGAGTGCTGGGCTGAATGTGTCCGAGATTATGAAGTCCTGAGGAAGGAGCTTCCGCGGGACACTGAGGTGGCCGAAGCCTTATTCCATGCTCAGGTTGCATTGAAAACATGTCGTGGTGAAGATGTCTCCAATCTGAAGTTTGGTGGAGAGGTTGAGGAGGTCACTGGTGTAGAACAATTCCGAGCAGCAATATCTTTTCCCG GAGCTTCTGTTGTCTACTTCATGGTTGCTTCGAACCCACAATGCACTGAGATAACCCCATCTGTTGATGCACTCTGTAATCGGTACCCATCTGCAAATTTTCTCAGG GTGGATATCAACCGGAGCCCTGATGTTGCAAAGGCAGAGAATGTGAGGATAGTCCCGACGTTTAAGATCTACAAGAACGGGACAAGAGTGAAGGAGATGATCTGTCCGAGCCAGCAGGTGTTAGAGTACTCGGTGAGGCACTACGGTCTTTAA